From the Toxotes jaculatrix isolate fToxJac2 chromosome 15, fToxJac2.pri, whole genome shotgun sequence genome, one window contains:
- the rprma gene encoding protein reprimo A: MNNTGFNQTESGLFNKTEEFFCCNFSSVVTDNGFVAAAPDERSLFIMRVVQIAVMCVLSLTVVFGIFFLGCNLLIKSEGMINFLVTDRRPSKETEAVIVGAY; the protein is encoded by the coding sequence atgAATAACACCGGGTTCAACCAAACGGAGAGCGGACTGTTCAACAAGACAGAGGAGTTTTTTTGCTGCAACTTTTCATCCGTGGTGACTGATAATGGCTTTGTGGCTGCCGCTCCGGATGAGAGGAGCCTCTTCATCATGAGGGTGGTCCAGATAGCCgtcatgtgtgttttgtcccTCACGGTGGTGTTTGGCATATTTTTCTTGGGTTGCAACCTTCTCATAAAGTCAGAAGGGATGATCAACTTCTTGGTAACGGACAGGAGACCGTCAAAAGAAACGGAGGCAGTTATTGTTGGAGCCTACTGA
- the galnt13 gene encoding polypeptide N-acetylgalactosaminyltransferase 13 isoform X1 produces the protein MRRFVYCKVVLTTSLVWVLVDVFLLLYFSECNKCDDRKDRSLLPALRAVISRSHEGPGEMGKAVNIPKDDQEKMKELFKINQFNLMASDMIALNRSLPDVRLDGCKTKVYPDDLPNTSIVIVFHNEAWSTLLRTVHSVINRSPRHLLVEIVLVDDASERDFLKKKLESYVRTLEVPVRILRMEQRSGLIRARLRGAAATKGQVITFLDAHCECTVGWLEPLLARIKEDRTAVVCPIIDVISDETFEYMAGSDMTYGGFNWKLNFRWYPVPQREMDRRKGDRTLPVRTPTMAGGLFSIDKTYFEEIGSYDPGMDIWGGENLEMSFRIWQCGGSLEIVTCSHVGHVFRKATPYSFPGGTGQVINKNNRRLAEVWMDDFKDFFYIISPGVMRVDYGDVSSRKALREALKCKPFSWYLENIYPDSQIPRRYYSLGEIRNVETNQCVDNMGRKENEKVGFFNCHGMGGNQVFSYTADKEIRTDDLCLDVSRLNGPVVMLKCHHMKGNQMFEYDAEKHTFLHIITQSCLTISRLEDGTYGPTVEYCNNSPLQTWILHNYTRLEVARHLYFSPTDYFL, from the exons ATGCGACGGTTCGTCTACTGTAAGGTGGTGTTGACCACCTCTCTAGTGTGGGTGCTGGTGGATGTGTTCTTGCTGCTGTACTTCAGCGAGTGTAACAAATGTGATGATAGGAAAGACCGCTCGCTGCTCCCTGCCCTCCGAG CGGTGATATCACGAAGCCATGAGGGTCCAGGGGAGATGGGCAAGGCAGTGAACATCCCCAAGGACGACcaggagaagatgaaggagCTCTTCAAGATTAACCAGTTCAATCTGATGGCCAGTGACATGATTGCACTCAACAGGAGTCTGCCGGATGTGAGGTTGGATGG CTGTAAAACTAAGGTGTACCCAGACGACCTGCCCAACACTAGCATCGTCATCGTGTTTCACAACGAGGCGTGGAGTACCCTGCTGCGTACTGTTCACAGTGTCATCAACCGCTCACCCAGACACTTGCTTGTGGAGATCGTGCTCGTCGACGATGCCAGCGAGCGAG ACTTCctgaagaagaagctggagagCTATGTGCGGACTCTGGAGGTGCCAGTGAGAATCCTGAGGATGGAGCAGCGTTCGGGTCTGATCAGAGCCAGGTTGAGGGGGGCGGCTGCCACCAAAGGTCAGGTCATCACCTTCCTGGACGCTCACTGCGAGTGTACAGTCGGCTGGCTGGAGCCCCTGCTGGCACGCATCAAAGAGGACAG GACAGCAGTGGTGTGCCCTATCATCGATGTCATCAGCGACGAGACGTTTGAATACATGGCAGGCTCAGATATGACGTATGGTGGGTTCAACTGGAAGCTGAATTTCCGCTGGTACCCTGTTCCCCAGCGGGAGATGGATCGGCGCAAAGGGGACAGAACACTTCCTGTCAG GACTCCCACCATGGCAGGAGGACTGTTCTCTATagacaaaacatattttgaagAAATAGGAAGCTATGATCCAGGGATGGATATCTGGGGTGGAGAGAACCTGGAAATGTCTTTCAGA ATCTGGCAATGCGGCGGTTCTTTGGAAATTGTAACGTGTTCCCACGTGGGGCATGTTTTCCGGAAGGCCACCCCATACAGCTTCCCCGGAGGAACGGGCCAAGTCATCAACAAGAACAACAGGCGCCTGGCTGAAGTCTGGATGGATGATTTCAAAGACTTCTTCTATATCATATCACCAG GTGTGATGCGGGTGGACTATGGAGACGTTTCGTCCCGTAAAGCCCTCCGTGAGGCCTTGAAGTGCAAACCATTTTCCTGGTATCTAGAGAACATCTACCCAGATTCCCAGATCCCAAGAAGATACTACTCACTTGGTGAA ATCAGAAATGTTGAGACTAACCAGTGTGTGGACAACATGGGAAGAAAGGAGAACGAGAAAGTTGGCTTTTTCAACTGTCACGGCATGGGCGGAAACCAG GTGTTCTCATACACAGCGGACAAAGAAATTAGGACAGATGACCTCTGTCTGGACGTGTCACGCCTCAACGGACCTGTCGTCATGCTCAAGTGTCACCACATGAAGGGCAATCAGATGTTTGAGTATGATGCCGAG AAGCACACCTTCCTCCACATCATCACCCAGTCCTGTCTGACCATCAGCCGTCTGGAGGATGGCACCTACGGCCCCACAGTGGAGTACTGTAACAATAGTCCCTTGCAGACCTGGATCCTCCACAACTACACTCGTCTGGAGGTCGCTAGACACCTCTACTTCAGCCccactgattattttctctaa
- the galnt13 gene encoding polypeptide N-acetylgalactosaminyltransferase 13 isoform X2 translates to MRRFVYCKVVLTTSLVWVLVDVFLLLYFSECNKCDDRKDRSLLPALRAVISRSHEGPGEMGKAVNIPKDDQEKMKELFKINQFNLMASDMIALNRSLPDVRLDGCKTKVYPDDLPNTSIVIVFHNEAWSTLLRTVHSVINRSPRHLLVEIVLVDDASERDFLKKKLESYVRTLEVPVRILRMEQRSGLIRARLRGAAATKGQVITFLDAHCECTVGWLEPLLARIKEDRTAVVCPIIDVISDETFEYMAGSDMTYGGFNWKLNFRWYPVPQREMDRRKGDRTLPVRTPTMAGGLFSIDKTYFEEIGSYDPGMDIWGGENLEMSFRIWQCGGSLEIVTCSHVGHVFRKATPYSFPGGTGQVINKNNRRLAEVWMDDFKDFFYIISPGVMRVDYGDVSSRKALREALKCKPFSWYLENIYPDSQIPRRYYSLGEIRNVETNQCVDNMGRKENEKVGFFNCHGMGGNQVFSYTADKEIRTDDLCLDVSRLNGPVVMLKCHHMKGNQMFEYDAERLTLLHVNSNQCLDMPSEEDKMVPTLRDCNGSRSQQWLLRNMTLSV, encoded by the exons ATGCGACGGTTCGTCTACTGTAAGGTGGTGTTGACCACCTCTCTAGTGTGGGTGCTGGTGGATGTGTTCTTGCTGCTGTACTTCAGCGAGTGTAACAAATGTGATGATAGGAAAGACCGCTCGCTGCTCCCTGCCCTCCGAG CGGTGATATCACGAAGCCATGAGGGTCCAGGGGAGATGGGCAAGGCAGTGAACATCCCCAAGGACGACcaggagaagatgaaggagCTCTTCAAGATTAACCAGTTCAATCTGATGGCCAGTGACATGATTGCACTCAACAGGAGTCTGCCGGATGTGAGGTTGGATGG CTGTAAAACTAAGGTGTACCCAGACGACCTGCCCAACACTAGCATCGTCATCGTGTTTCACAACGAGGCGTGGAGTACCCTGCTGCGTACTGTTCACAGTGTCATCAACCGCTCACCCAGACACTTGCTTGTGGAGATCGTGCTCGTCGACGATGCCAGCGAGCGAG ACTTCctgaagaagaagctggagagCTATGTGCGGACTCTGGAGGTGCCAGTGAGAATCCTGAGGATGGAGCAGCGTTCGGGTCTGATCAGAGCCAGGTTGAGGGGGGCGGCTGCCACCAAAGGTCAGGTCATCACCTTCCTGGACGCTCACTGCGAGTGTACAGTCGGCTGGCTGGAGCCCCTGCTGGCACGCATCAAAGAGGACAG GACAGCAGTGGTGTGCCCTATCATCGATGTCATCAGCGACGAGACGTTTGAATACATGGCAGGCTCAGATATGACGTATGGTGGGTTCAACTGGAAGCTGAATTTCCGCTGGTACCCTGTTCCCCAGCGGGAGATGGATCGGCGCAAAGGGGACAGAACACTTCCTGTCAG GACTCCCACCATGGCAGGAGGACTGTTCTCTATagacaaaacatattttgaagAAATAGGAAGCTATGATCCAGGGATGGATATCTGGGGTGGAGAGAACCTGGAAATGTCTTTCAGA ATCTGGCAATGCGGCGGTTCTTTGGAAATTGTAACGTGTTCCCACGTGGGGCATGTTTTCCGGAAGGCCACCCCATACAGCTTCCCCGGAGGAACGGGCCAAGTCATCAACAAGAACAACAGGCGCCTGGCTGAAGTCTGGATGGATGATTTCAAAGACTTCTTCTATATCATATCACCAG GTGTGATGCGGGTGGACTATGGAGACGTTTCGTCCCGTAAAGCCCTCCGTGAGGCCTTGAAGTGCAAACCATTTTCCTGGTATCTAGAGAACATCTACCCAGATTCCCAGATCCCAAGAAGATACTACTCACTTGGTGAA ATCAGAAATGTTGAGACTAACCAGTGTGTGGACAACATGGGAAGAAAGGAGAACGAGAAAGTTGGCTTTTTCAACTGTCACGGCATGGGCGGAAACCAG GTGTTCTCATACACAGCGGACAAAGAAATTAGGACAGATGACCTCTGTCTGGACGTGTCACGCCTCAACGGACCTGTCGTCATGCTCAAGTGTCACCACATGAAGGGCAATCAGATGTTTGAGTATGATGCCGAG CGACTCACCCTGCTGCACGTGAACAGCAACCAATGTTTGGACATGCCGTCTGAGGAGGACAAGATGGTCCCCACCCTGAGAGACTGCAACGGCAGCCGCTCTCAGCAGTGGCTGCTGCGTAACATGACCCTGAGTGTCTGA
- the galnt13 gene encoding polypeptide N-acetylgalactosaminyltransferase 13 isoform X4 produces the protein MRRFVYCKVVLTTSLVWVLVDVFLLLYFSECNKCDDRKDRSLPIWRGDVISVISRSHEGPGEMGKAVNIPKDDQEKMKELFKINQFNLMASDMIALNRSLPDVRLDGCKTKVYPDDLPNTSIVIVFHNEAWSTLLRTVHSVINRSPRHLLVEIVLVDDASERDFLKKKLESYVRTLEVPVRILRMEQRSGLIRARLRGAAATKGQVITFLDAHCECTVGWLEPLLARIKEDRTAVVCPIIDVISDETFEYMAGSDMTYGGFNWKLNFRWYPVPQREMDRRKGDRTLPVRTPTMAGGLFSIDKTYFEEIGSYDPGMDIWGGENLEMSFRIWQCGGSLEIVTCSHVGHVFRKATPYSFPGGTGQVINKNNRRLAEVWMDDFKDFFYIISPGVMRVDYGDVSSRKALREALKCKPFSWYLENIYPDSQIPRRYYSLGEIRNVETNQCVDNMGRKENEKVGFFNCHGMGGNQVFSYTADKEIRTDDLCLDVSRLNGPVVMLKCHHMKGNQMFEYDAERLTLLHVNSNQCLDMPSEEDKMVPTLRDCNGSRSQQWLLRNMTLSV, from the exons ATGCGACGGTTCGTCTACTGTAAGGTGGTGTTGACCACCTCTCTAGTGTGGGTGCTGGTGGATGTGTTCTTGCTGCTGTACTTCAGCGAGTGTAACAAATGTGATGATAGGAAAGACCGCTCGCT TCCCATTTGGAGAGGAGATGTAATTT CGGTGATATCACGAAGCCATGAGGGTCCAGGGGAGATGGGCAAGGCAGTGAACATCCCCAAGGACGACcaggagaagatgaaggagCTCTTCAAGATTAACCAGTTCAATCTGATGGCCAGTGACATGATTGCACTCAACAGGAGTCTGCCGGATGTGAGGTTGGATGG CTGTAAAACTAAGGTGTACCCAGACGACCTGCCCAACACTAGCATCGTCATCGTGTTTCACAACGAGGCGTGGAGTACCCTGCTGCGTACTGTTCACAGTGTCATCAACCGCTCACCCAGACACTTGCTTGTGGAGATCGTGCTCGTCGACGATGCCAGCGAGCGAG ACTTCctgaagaagaagctggagagCTATGTGCGGACTCTGGAGGTGCCAGTGAGAATCCTGAGGATGGAGCAGCGTTCGGGTCTGATCAGAGCCAGGTTGAGGGGGGCGGCTGCCACCAAAGGTCAGGTCATCACCTTCCTGGACGCTCACTGCGAGTGTACAGTCGGCTGGCTGGAGCCCCTGCTGGCACGCATCAAAGAGGACAG GACAGCAGTGGTGTGCCCTATCATCGATGTCATCAGCGACGAGACGTTTGAATACATGGCAGGCTCAGATATGACGTATGGTGGGTTCAACTGGAAGCTGAATTTCCGCTGGTACCCTGTTCCCCAGCGGGAGATGGATCGGCGCAAAGGGGACAGAACACTTCCTGTCAG GACTCCCACCATGGCAGGAGGACTGTTCTCTATagacaaaacatattttgaagAAATAGGAAGCTATGATCCAGGGATGGATATCTGGGGTGGAGAGAACCTGGAAATGTCTTTCAGA ATCTGGCAATGCGGCGGTTCTTTGGAAATTGTAACGTGTTCCCACGTGGGGCATGTTTTCCGGAAGGCCACCCCATACAGCTTCCCCGGAGGAACGGGCCAAGTCATCAACAAGAACAACAGGCGCCTGGCTGAAGTCTGGATGGATGATTTCAAAGACTTCTTCTATATCATATCACCAG GTGTGATGCGGGTGGACTATGGAGACGTTTCGTCCCGTAAAGCCCTCCGTGAGGCCTTGAAGTGCAAACCATTTTCCTGGTATCTAGAGAACATCTACCCAGATTCCCAGATCCCAAGAAGATACTACTCACTTGGTGAA ATCAGAAATGTTGAGACTAACCAGTGTGTGGACAACATGGGAAGAAAGGAGAACGAGAAAGTTGGCTTTTTCAACTGTCACGGCATGGGCGGAAACCAG GTGTTCTCATACACAGCGGACAAAGAAATTAGGACAGATGACCTCTGTCTGGACGTGTCACGCCTCAACGGACCTGTCGTCATGCTCAAGTGTCACCACATGAAGGGCAATCAGATGTTTGAGTATGATGCCGAG CGACTCACCCTGCTGCACGTGAACAGCAACCAATGTTTGGACATGCCGTCTGAGGAGGACAAGATGGTCCCCACCCTGAGAGACTGCAACGGCAGCCGCTCTCAGCAGTGGCTGCTGCGTAACATGACCCTGAGTGTCTGA
- the galnt13 gene encoding polypeptide N-acetylgalactosaminyltransferase 13 isoform X3, which translates to MRRFVYCKVVLTTSLVWVLVDVFLLLYFSECNKCDDRKDRSLLPALRAVISRSHEGPGEMGKAVNIPKDDQEKMKELFKINQFNLMASDMIALNRSLPDVRLDGCKTKVYPDDLPNTSIVIVFHNEAWSTLLRTVHSVINRSPRHLLVEIVLVDDASERDFLKKKLESYVRTLEVPVRILRMEQRSGLIRARLRGAAATKGQVITFLDAHCECTVGWLEPLLARIKEDRTAVVCPIIDVISDETFEYMAGSDMTYGGFNWKLNFRWYPVPQREMDRRKGDRTLPVRTPTMAGGLFSIDKTYFEEIGSYDPGMDIWGGENLEMSFRIWQCGGSLEIVTCSHVGHVFRKATPYSFPGGTGQVINKNNRRLAEVWMDDFKDFFYIISPGVMRVDYGDVSSRKALREALKCKPFSWYLENIYPDSQIPRRYYSLGEIRNVETNQCVDNMGRKENEKVGFFNCHGMGGNQVFSYTADKEIRTDDLCLDVSRLNGPVVMLKCHHMKGNQMFEYDAESCLTISRLEDGTYGPTVEYCNNSPLQTWILHNYTRLEVARHLYFSPTDYFL; encoded by the exons ATGCGACGGTTCGTCTACTGTAAGGTGGTGTTGACCACCTCTCTAGTGTGGGTGCTGGTGGATGTGTTCTTGCTGCTGTACTTCAGCGAGTGTAACAAATGTGATGATAGGAAAGACCGCTCGCTGCTCCCTGCCCTCCGAG CGGTGATATCACGAAGCCATGAGGGTCCAGGGGAGATGGGCAAGGCAGTGAACATCCCCAAGGACGACcaggagaagatgaaggagCTCTTCAAGATTAACCAGTTCAATCTGATGGCCAGTGACATGATTGCACTCAACAGGAGTCTGCCGGATGTGAGGTTGGATGG CTGTAAAACTAAGGTGTACCCAGACGACCTGCCCAACACTAGCATCGTCATCGTGTTTCACAACGAGGCGTGGAGTACCCTGCTGCGTACTGTTCACAGTGTCATCAACCGCTCACCCAGACACTTGCTTGTGGAGATCGTGCTCGTCGACGATGCCAGCGAGCGAG ACTTCctgaagaagaagctggagagCTATGTGCGGACTCTGGAGGTGCCAGTGAGAATCCTGAGGATGGAGCAGCGTTCGGGTCTGATCAGAGCCAGGTTGAGGGGGGCGGCTGCCACCAAAGGTCAGGTCATCACCTTCCTGGACGCTCACTGCGAGTGTACAGTCGGCTGGCTGGAGCCCCTGCTGGCACGCATCAAAGAGGACAG GACAGCAGTGGTGTGCCCTATCATCGATGTCATCAGCGACGAGACGTTTGAATACATGGCAGGCTCAGATATGACGTATGGTGGGTTCAACTGGAAGCTGAATTTCCGCTGGTACCCTGTTCCCCAGCGGGAGATGGATCGGCGCAAAGGGGACAGAACACTTCCTGTCAG GACTCCCACCATGGCAGGAGGACTGTTCTCTATagacaaaacatattttgaagAAATAGGAAGCTATGATCCAGGGATGGATATCTGGGGTGGAGAGAACCTGGAAATGTCTTTCAGA ATCTGGCAATGCGGCGGTTCTTTGGAAATTGTAACGTGTTCCCACGTGGGGCATGTTTTCCGGAAGGCCACCCCATACAGCTTCCCCGGAGGAACGGGCCAAGTCATCAACAAGAACAACAGGCGCCTGGCTGAAGTCTGGATGGATGATTTCAAAGACTTCTTCTATATCATATCACCAG GTGTGATGCGGGTGGACTATGGAGACGTTTCGTCCCGTAAAGCCCTCCGTGAGGCCTTGAAGTGCAAACCATTTTCCTGGTATCTAGAGAACATCTACCCAGATTCCCAGATCCCAAGAAGATACTACTCACTTGGTGAA ATCAGAAATGTTGAGACTAACCAGTGTGTGGACAACATGGGAAGAAAGGAGAACGAGAAAGTTGGCTTTTTCAACTGTCACGGCATGGGCGGAAACCAG GTGTTCTCATACACAGCGGACAAAGAAATTAGGACAGATGACCTCTGTCTGGACGTGTCACGCCTCAACGGACCTGTCGTCATGCTCAAGTGTCACCACATGAAGGGCAATCAGATGTTTGAGTATGATGCCGAG TCCTGTCTGACCATCAGCCGTCTGGAGGATGGCACCTACGGCCCCACAGTGGAGTACTGTAACAATAGTCCCTTGCAGACCTGGATCCTCCACAACTACACTCGTCTGGAGGTCGCTAGACACCTCTACTTCAGCCccactgattattttctctaa